A window of Elusimicrobiaceae bacterium contains these coding sequences:
- a CDS encoding sugar kinase, translating to MTKRVITFGEIMLRLAPEGYTRFVQAETYGATYGGGEANVAVSLANYGLDAAFVSKLPAHEIGQAGVNALRRYGVDTRFIARGGNRVGIYYLEKGASQRPSKVIYDRAGSSIAEAESTDFNWAEIFKGADWFHFTGITPALGDKIAAITLEACKAAKKLGLTVSCDLNYRKKLWSKEKAGQVMAEICQYVDVCIANEEDASDVFGIKSSGTDVTTGQVNHEGYKEVAAKLAERFGFQKVAITLRTSLSANDNKWAAMLYDGKDYYFSKSYLMHIVDRVGGGDSFGGGLIYACLAGMKPQEIIEFATAASCLKHSIEGDFNQVSVDEVLKLAQGDGSGRVQR from the coding sequence ATGACAAAAAGAGTAATCACTTTCGGAGAAATTATGTTACGCTTGGCCCCCGAGGGCTACACCCGCTTTGTACAAGCGGAAACCTACGGTGCCACCTACGGTGGGGGGGAAGCCAATGTGGCTGTTTCCTTGGCTAATTACGGTTTAGATGCCGCATTTGTAAGCAAATTACCGGCGCACGAAATCGGCCAAGCCGGCGTCAATGCGTTGCGCCGCTACGGCGTAGATACGCGCTTTATTGCCCGTGGCGGAAACCGCGTAGGTATTTATTATTTGGAAAAAGGCGCCAGCCAACGCCCCTCTAAAGTGATTTATGACCGCGCCGGCTCCTCTATTGCCGAAGCGGAAAGCACCGATTTTAATTGGGCCGAAATTTTCAAAGGAGCCGATTGGTTCCACTTTACCGGTATCACTCCGGCCTTGGGCGACAAAATTGCCGCTATTACCTTAGAAGCGTGTAAAGCCGCCAAAAAATTGGGCCTGACCGTCAGCTGTGATTTGAACTATCGTAAAAAATTGTGGAGTAAAGAAAAAGCCGGCCAAGTCATGGCGGAAATTTGCCAATATGTGGACGTTTGTATTGCTAACGAAGAAGACGCCTCCGACGTGTTCGGCATTAAATCCTCTGGAACGGATGTAACCACCGGCCAAGTCAATCACGAGGGCTACAAAGAAGTCGCCGCTAAACTAGCTGAACGCTTTGGCTTTCAAAAAGTGGCCATTACACTACGCACCTCTTTGTCCGCTAACGACAACAAATGGGCCGCGATGCTCTACGACGGAAAAGATTATTATTTCAGCAAGAGCTACCTCATGCACATTGTGGACCGCGTGGGCGGGGGGGATTCCTTCGGTGGCGGATTGATTTATGCGTGTCTAGCCGGTATGAAACCGCAAGAAATTATTGAGTTTGCCACGGCCGCCAGCTGCCTCAAACACAGCATTGAAGGCGATTTCAACCAAGTCTCTGTCGATGAGGTATTAAAGCTTGCGCAAGGCGACGGATCCGGCCGCGTCCAACGGTAA
- the eda gene encoding bifunctional 4-hydroxy-2-oxoglutarate aldolase/2-dehydro-3-deoxy-phosphogluconate aldolase: MNPVLSELSKIGIVPVIALEDAADAAPLAQALIDGGLPCAEVTFRTAAAEEAIKIMSKQFPQMLVGAGTVLTTQQADRAVAAGAKFIVSPGFNPAVVKHCLAKNIPVTPGCATPSEVEGAIELGLEVVKFFPAEAAGGLPMLKAMSAPYGKVKFMPTGGINAKNLNTYLSFKKIIACGGSWMVSKDLLKAKNWAEVTRLSKEAVDLMLGFELRHVGINCADEKESSAVAGIFEKLFGFAKQDRGGAYFAADFIEVMKKPFYGTKGHIAIATNSAERAAYRLEKAGVKLNWDSAGYNADGSLRVVYLQNEVAGFALHILQK; this comes from the coding sequence ATGAACCCAGTTTTAAGTGAACTATCCAAAATCGGTATCGTGCCGGTAATCGCCTTAGAAGATGCCGCCGATGCCGCCCCGCTTGCACAAGCTTTAATTGATGGCGGACTACCGTGTGCCGAAGTAACATTCCGCACCGCCGCGGCCGAAGAAGCCATTAAAATTATGTCCAAGCAGTTCCCTCAAATGTTAGTGGGAGCCGGAACCGTTTTAACCACGCAGCAAGCCGACCGCGCCGTAGCGGCCGGAGCTAAATTTATCGTCAGCCCGGGTTTCAATCCGGCCGTTGTGAAACATTGTTTGGCTAAAAACATCCCTGTCACGCCGGGTTGTGCTACACCTAGCGAAGTGGAAGGCGCTATTGAACTAGGGCTTGAAGTAGTCAAATTTTTCCCGGCTGAAGCTGCCGGCGGACTGCCGATGTTAAAAGCCATGTCTGCGCCGTACGGAAAAGTAAAATTTATGCCTACCGGCGGCATTAATGCCAAAAACTTAAATACCTATTTATCTTTTAAGAAAATTATTGCTTGCGGTGGCAGTTGGATGGTCAGCAAAGATTTACTCAAAGCCAAAAACTGGGCCGAAGTCACCCGTTTATCCAAAGAAGCGGTAGATTTGATGCTCGGTTTTGAACTACGCCATGTAGGTATCAATTGCGCCGACGAAAAAGAATCTTCCGCCGTTGCCGGTATCTTCGAAAAATTATTCGGATTTGCCAAACAGGACCGCGGTGGAGCCTACTTTGCGGCGGATTTTATTGAAGTAATGAAAAAACCGTTCTACGGTACCAAAGGCCATATCGCTATTGCCACCAACAGCGCAGAACGCGCGGCCTATCGTCTGGAAAAAGCCGGTGTAAAACTGAACTGGGACAGTGCCGGATATAATGCCGACGGCAGTTTGCGCGTAGTGTATTTACAAAATGAAGTAGCCGGTTTTGCCTTACATATTTTGCAAAAATAG
- a CDS encoding tagaturonate reductase: MQTVNQTIQKVYGKRPEKILQFGEGNFLRAFADWMVDLANEEGVFEGSIVLCQPISFPPMCEKINKQDGVYTLVMRGVEDGKAQERTRVLTSVSRCIDPVNDYQALMDLAKSEDLKVVISNTTEAGIAYKEGVKLTDTPPASFPGKVAAFLYARYKAFNGASDKGLLFLPVELIDFNGDKLKEFVLKYAQEWNLEPAFLEWVKTANHFTNTLVDRIVTGYPKDQIAEFEQKLGYKDDILVTSELFNLWVIEGKKEWADILPIHKTKAHVLWTEDVKPYKMRKVRILNGGHTSTVLAAYLAGHNIVLDFMNDPVFKTYLHTLLYKEVIPTLPLPVEELEQFAHAVEERFSNPYIKHKLLDISLNSCSKFTARCLPSLLEYVKKNGELPKLLTFSLAAFIKFYQVQEENGAYFGVRNGEKYPVKDDAEVLAFFASTWKTGTPAQVAHAVLSNAKLWNGQDLTKVAGLEQAVAHWLEVLAKEPMKNVVAELVK, encoded by the coding sequence ATGCAAACTGTCAATCAAACCATTCAAAAGGTCTATGGAAAACGTCCGGAGAAAATTTTACAATTTGGAGAAGGAAATTTCTTACGTGCTTTTGCCGATTGGATGGTAGATTTAGCCAATGAAGAAGGTGTATTTGAAGGATCTATTGTTCTGTGCCAACCGATTAGTTTTCCCCCCATGTGCGAAAAAATTAATAAGCAAGACGGTGTTTATACATTAGTGATGCGCGGCGTAGAAGACGGAAAAGCGCAAGAACGCACCCGTGTGTTGACCTCTGTTTCCCGCTGTATTGATCCGGTGAATGATTATCAAGCCTTAATGGATTTAGCCAAAAGTGAAGATTTAAAAGTAGTCATTTCCAATACCACCGAAGCCGGCATTGCCTATAAAGAAGGTGTCAAATTGACCGATACTCCCCCCGCCTCTTTCCCCGGAAAAGTGGCGGCTTTTTTATATGCACGCTATAAAGCTTTTAACGGAGCGTCTGATAAAGGGTTGTTGTTTTTGCCGGTGGAACTGATTGATTTTAACGGCGATAAACTCAAAGAGTTTGTTTTGAAATATGCACAGGAATGGAATTTAGAGCCGGCCTTTTTAGAGTGGGTCAAAACCGCCAACCATTTTACTAATACCCTCGTGGACCGCATTGTAACGGGTTACCCCAAAGATCAAATTGCCGAATTTGAACAAAAATTAGGATATAAAGACGACATTTTGGTAACGAGTGAATTATTTAACTTGTGGGTAATTGAAGGGAAAAAAGAATGGGCCGATATTTTACCCATTCATAAAACCAAAGCCCATGTGTTATGGACAGAGGATGTAAAGCCCTATAAAATGCGCAAAGTACGTATTTTGAACGGTGGCCATACTTCTACGGTGTTGGCGGCTTATTTAGCCGGACATAATATCGTGTTGGATTTTATGAATGACCCTGTGTTCAAAACGTATTTGCATACGCTATTATATAAGGAAGTCATCCCCACGTTACCGCTTCCGGTGGAAGAGTTGGAGCAGTTTGCCCACGCGGTGGAAGAACGTTTTTCAAACCCGTATATCAAGCATAAATTGTTGGATATTTCACTCAATTCCTGCTCCAAATTTACAGCCCGTTGTTTGCCGTCTTTGTTGGAATATGTCAAGAAGAACGGAGAGCTGCCTAAACTGTTGACTTTCTCGTTAGCGGCCTTCATTAAATTCTATCAGGTACAAGAAGAAAACGGTGCGTATTTTGGTGTACGTAACGGTGAAAAATATCCGGTCAAAGACGACGCGGAAGTGTTGGCCTTCTTTGCTAGTACATGGAAAACCGGTACGCCCGCTCAAGTGGCGCACGCGGTACTGTCCAATGCTAAATTGTGGAACGGACAAGATTTAACAAAAGTAGCCGGGCTTGAACAAGCCGTGGCGCATTGGTTAGAAGTATTAGCTAAAGAACCGATGAAAAACGTTGTAGCGGAATTGGTCAAATAA
- a CDS encoding altronate dehydratase codes for MAEQLVIRITDRDNVAVALQPLQAGQTVTVSGQDIVLKNDIPFGHKIALQDFQPNENIIKYGQPIGHAKVAIARGEHIHTHNLKTNLDGLLDYTYQPQEKPAAQTAKHAEASFMGYVRTDGQVGIRNEIWIIPTVGCVNTTAQRLAKAASEKLKGLVDGVYAYTHNMGCSQLGADHRRTQDILKGLIRHPNAAGVLVLSLGCENNNLDNFKPVLGDIDPKRVKFLVTQDVNDEYGAGMKILDELAAYAQTFKREPVPASKLVLGFKCGGSDAFSGITANPLCGRINDLLVSLGGTTILTEVPEMFGAETLLMKRAVSKEVFEKTVHLINDFKSYFTRYGQTIYENPSPGNKKGGISSLEEKSLGCTQKGGHAPVVDVLNYGEQAVKNGLNLLIGPGNDQVSCTNLVASGAQIVLFTTGRGNPFGSPVPTIKIATNTGLYTRKPHWIDFNAGQILDGMSFEQATEALFHYVLDIASGRVQTNNEKFGYKEISVFRDGVIL; via the coding sequence ATGGCAGAACAACTCGTAATTCGCATCACGGACAGAGACAATGTGGCGGTTGCGCTGCAGCCGTTGCAAGCCGGACAAACCGTTACGGTTAGTGGGCAGGATATCGTCTTAAAAAATGATATTCCGTTCGGGCATAAAATTGCCTTGCAAGATTTTCAGCCTAATGAGAATATCATTAAGTACGGCCAACCGATCGGCCACGCCAAAGTGGCTATTGCGCGCGGGGAGCATATCCACACGCACAATCTGAAAACCAATTTGGACGGGCTGTTAGATTACACGTATCAGCCGCAGGAAAAACCGGCCGCCCAAACCGCCAAGCACGCAGAAGCCTCTTTTATGGGTTATGTGCGCACCGACGGACAAGTGGGCATTCGCAATGAGATTTGGATTATTCCTACGGTAGGTTGTGTTAATACTACGGCGCAACGCTTAGCTAAAGCCGCGTCTGAAAAATTAAAAGGTCTGGTAGACGGTGTTTATGCGTATACGCACAATATGGGTTGCAGCCAGTTGGGCGCAGACCACCGCCGTACGCAAGACATTTTGAAGGGCCTAATTCGTCACCCCAATGCCGCCGGTGTACTCGTGTTGAGCTTGGGCTGTGAAAACAATAATTTAGATAATTTTAAACCCGTTTTAGGTGATATAGACCCAAAACGGGTTAAATTTTTAGTGACGCAAGATGTCAATGACGAATATGGAGCTGGCATGAAAATTTTAGACGAACTGGCCGCGTATGCGCAAACATTTAAACGTGAGCCCGTTCCGGCCAGCAAATTAGTATTAGGATTTAAATGTGGCGGTTCTGATGCGTTTTCGGGCATTACGGCTAACCCGTTGTGCGGGCGCATTAATGACTTGCTTGTTTCGCTAGGCGGTACGACTATTTTGACGGAAGTACCGGAAATGTTCGGTGCGGAAACACTGCTGATGAAGCGGGCGGTAAGCAAAGAAGTTTTTGAAAAGACCGTTCACTTGATTAACGATTTTAAGAGTTATTTTACCCGTTACGGCCAAACGATTTATGAAAATCCCTCCCCCGGCAATAAAAAGGGCGGTATTTCTTCTTTGGAAGAAAAATCGCTGGGTTGCACGCAAAAAGGCGGTCATGCTCCGGTGGTGGACGTGCTAAACTATGGCGAGCAAGCCGTTAAAAACGGGCTTAACTTGCTCATCGGGCCGGGTAATGACCAGGTGTCGTGTACAAATTTGGTGGCTAGCGGAGCACAAATTGTTTTATTTACTACCGGCCGCGGTAATCCTTTTGGCTCTCCAGTCCCGACCATAAAAATTGCTACCAATACCGGTTTATATACACGCAAACCGCATTGGATTGATTTTAATGCCGGACAAATTTTAGATGGGATGTCCTTTGAACAGGCTACAGAAGCACTTTTTCACTACGTGCTGGATATTGCTTCGGGGCGCGTTCAAACCAATAACGAAAAATTTGGTTATAAAGAAATTTCCGTCTTCCGCGATGGTGTAATTTTATAA
- a CDS encoding TRAP transporter substrate-binding protein has translation MKRKNRCILGCLVLLAVMSLAACHSDTVHIPKVWNVATIQNETHPQTLAVKKMGEIFSQLTNGKYKIEVFPNELLGPQRETLEQVQYGIIEMAVMGNPNVSSFEQGFLTFEMPFLFDDLAHQKRFFETSPVVEELFKSTDQYNFSILTYFTAGTRNMYAKKPIRNLQDLKGMKIRTAESDTYAKMMSALGGAATPMSFGEVFTAIQSGVVDGAENNEASYSNTKHYEIAPYYSLTRHLIVPDYLVINTKLYNALPEEDRQALHEAVRQAAVYELELWEQDAAERLEQVKKGGATIIEDVDAFELQQAVKGLHEELTQNPKVKNIYDAVKNTSNLKQD, from the coding sequence ATGAAACGCAAAAACCGCTGTATCCTAGGTTGTTTAGTTTTGTTAGCAGTTATGTCGTTGGCAGCTTGTCATTCCGATACGGTTCACATTCCAAAAGTATGGAATGTCGCTACAATTCAAAATGAAACTCATCCGCAGACATTGGCCGTTAAAAAAATGGGTGAGATATTTTCTCAACTGACAAACGGAAAATATAAAATTGAGGTTTTCCCCAATGAACTGCTGGGTCCTCAACGTGAAACATTGGAGCAGGTGCAATATGGCATCATCGAAATGGCTGTCATGGGAAATCCAAATGTGTCTAGTTTTGAACAGGGATTTTTGACTTTTGAAATGCCGTTTTTGTTTGATGATTTGGCGCATCAAAAACGGTTTTTTGAAACTTCTCCTGTCGTAGAAGAATTATTCAAATCTACCGATCAATATAATTTCTCGATTTTGACTTATTTTACGGCCGGTACGCGCAATATGTACGCCAAAAAACCGATTCGTAATTTACAAGATCTAAAAGGAATGAAAATTCGTACTGCCGAATCCGATACCTATGCCAAAATGATGTCTGCTTTGGGCGGAGCGGCAACGCCCATGTCTTTTGGCGAAGTGTTCACGGCCATCCAATCGGGTGTGGTGGACGGAGCCGAAAACAATGAGGCCTCTTATTCCAATACCAAGCATTATGAAATTGCGCCGTATTATTCCTTAACTCGGCATTTAATCGTACCGGATTATTTGGTAATCAATACCAAGTTGTATAATGCTTTGCCGGAAGAAGATCGCCAAGCGTTGCATGAAGCGGTGCGTCAAGCAGCCGTTTACGAACTGGAACTTTGGGAGCAAGATGCTGCCGAGCGTTTAGAGCAAGTAAAGAAGGGCGGTGCGACCATTATCGAAGATGTGGATGCCTTTGAATTGCAACAGGCGGTCAAGGGATTGCATGAAGAATTAACTCAAAATCCCAAAGTAAAAAATATTTATGATGCCGTCAAAAATACTTCTAATCTAAAACAGGACTAA
- a CDS encoding TRAP transporter small permease: MTPLRNILNKITAFLSCVILAFMTLLVTWQVITRFILNSPSTITEALAKYMFLWLVMIASAYVVGKRDHMNLRILVHRCSPLNQIRLGFVSELIVFVFVLCVLTYGGGYIALNAMVQMDSALPVPVGVVYLALPVGGILAAVYSLCNMVDFIKLYKQTKQGGAQ, encoded by the coding sequence ATGACACCACTTAGAAATATACTCAATAAAATTACTGCTTTTTTATCATGTGTTATTTTGGCGTTTATGACACTACTGGTTACGTGGCAGGTGATTACCCGCTTTATTTTGAACTCCCCCAGTACCATTACCGAAGCATTGGCGAAATATATGTTCTTGTGGCTGGTCATGATTGCCTCGGCCTATGTAGTGGGTAAGCGTGATCATATGAATTTGCGCATTTTAGTGCATCGTTGCAGCCCGCTCAATCAAATTCGCTTGGGTTTTGTGTCGGAGCTCATTGTTTTTGTATTTGTGTTGTGCGTGCTAACTTACGGCGGCGGCTATATTGCGCTTAATGCTATGGTGCAGATGGATTCGGCTTTGCCGGTGCCGGTGGGCGTAGTGTATTTGGCCTTGCCGGTGGGCGGTATTTTAGCGGCAGTTTATTCTTTGTGTAATATGGTCGACTTTATCAAACTTTATAAACAAACCAAACAAGGAGGTGCCCAATGA
- a CDS encoding TRAP transporter large permease, which translates to MSIALTCGLILLISLLILLMLGVPISVSLGCSATLAMLVVLPGEKAALMAAQKTFTGINSFTLLAIPFFILAGIIMNNGGIARRLVNLAKAIVGRLPGALALTDVVANMLFGSISGSGSASCAAIGSIITPMAEEEGYDKDYIAAVNVASAPSGILIPPSNTLIIYSTVAGGVSITSLFLAGYIPGIMWGLGVMILAFCMAKKRGYKGAAPVPMKEFVKIAWQAIPSLLLIVVVIGGILLGIFTPTEASAIAVCYALVLSFIYKTITVKDLPRILLEAAELTCIIVFLIGLSSIMSWILAFTKIPDMLASGLLSLSESPIGILLIMNVLLLAIGTFMDPTPAILIFTPIFLPIALKFGMDPVQFGIMMTFNLCIGCITPPVGAILFTGCKVSKIGIEQIIRPLIPFFAVLAAILLMVTFIPALSLWIPKIAGLL; encoded by the coding sequence ATGAGTATTGCGCTGACTTGTGGACTTATTTTGTTGATTTCTTTGCTCATCCTGTTAATGTTAGGGGTGCCTATTAGCGTGAGTTTAGGGTGTAGTGCTACACTGGCGATGCTCGTGGTGCTTCCCGGTGAAAAAGCCGCTTTAATGGCCGCGCAAAAGACCTTTACCGGAATTAACTCTTTTACCTTGTTAGCGATTCCTTTCTTTATTCTGGCCGGAATTATTATGAATAATGGCGGAATTGCTCGGCGGTTGGTTAATTTAGCTAAGGCCATTGTGGGCCGCTTACCCGGTGCGCTGGCGCTGACAGATGTGGTAGCCAATATGTTATTTGGCTCTATTTCCGGTTCGGGCTCTGCTTCCTGTGCGGCCATTGGCAGTATTATTACTCCCATGGCGGAAGAAGAAGGGTATGATAAAGACTACATTGCTGCTGTCAATGTAGCATCTGCTCCGTCGGGTATTTTAATTCCCCCCAGCAATACGCTCATTATTTATTCTACGGTAGCGGGTGGCGTGTCCATTACCTCGCTGTTTTTAGCCGGTTATATTCCCGGTATTATGTGGGGACTGGGCGTGATGATTTTGGCCTTCTGTATGGCTAAAAAACGCGGATATAAAGGTGCCGCTCCGGTGCCCATGAAAGAATTTGTAAAAATAGCTTGGCAGGCAATTCCTAGCTTATTGTTAATTGTGGTGGTAATCGGCGGTATTTTGCTGGGTATTTTTACACCGACAGAGGCCTCGGCCATTGCAGTTTGTTATGCGTTAGTATTGTCGTTTATTTATAAGACAATCACGGTAAAAGATTTACCGCGTATTTTATTGGAAGCGGCGGAACTGACGTGTATTATTGTTTTCTTAATCGGCCTTTCCTCTATCATGTCATGGATTTTGGCTTTTACGAAAATTCCGGACATGTTAGCTAGCGGGCTCTTGAGTTTATCAGAAAGCCCGATTGGTATCTTGCTGATTATGAATGTGCTACTGCTAGCGATTGGTACCTTCATGGACCCGACGCCGGCTATTTTGATTTTCACTCCCATTTTCCTGCCAATTGCGCTCAAATTTGGCATGGATCCGGTACAATTCGGTATTATGATGACTTTTAACTTGTGTATCGGTTGTATTACTCCCCCCGTCGGTGCGATTCTATTTACCGGTTGTAAGGTAAGCAAAATAGGAATTGAACAAATCATACGTCCGCTTATTCCGTTCTTTGCGGTGTTGGCGGCTATTTTATTGATGGTCACATTCATTCCGGCTCTATCGTTGTGGATTCCTAAAATAGCCGGTTTGTTATAA
- the uxaC gene encoding glucuronate isomerase, giving the protein MKPFMDKDFLLSTPTAQNLYHAHAGQMPIVDYHCHINPQEIYEDRQFENITQVWLGGDHYKWRQMRSNGVDEKYITGNATDREKFQKWAETLEKAIGNPLYHWSHLELQRYFGYHGVLNAQTAEEVWNLCNRKLQDKSMSVRNLIKQSHVRLICTTDDPADSLEWHQKLAADKTFDVQVLPAWRPDKAMNIEKPEYLDYLAKLSAAAQLPIRSFADLKKALQVRMDFFASLGCCVSDHALEYVMYFPASENVIEAIFAKRMKGEKLLRQEELAFKTAFMIFVGKEYHKRDWVMQLHYGCKRDNNSLMYKQLGPDTGYDCINNYAPSMQMADFLNALQVSDELPKTIIYSLNPNDNAAIGTILGCFQNSTAIGKIQQGSAWWFNDHKTGMTDQMISLANLGLLGNFVGMLTDSRSFLSYTRHEYFRRILCDLIGRWVENGEYPNDEELLGQLVENIAYHNAVQYFGFKL; this is encoded by the coding sequence ATGAAACCATTTATGGATAAGGATTTTTTACTTTCTACGCCTACTGCGCAAAATTTATATCACGCGCATGCCGGTCAAATGCCGATTGTGGATTATCACTGCCATATTAATCCGCAAGAAATTTACGAAGACCGCCAATTTGAAAATATCACGCAAGTGTGGCTGGGCGGAGATCATTATAAATGGCGTCAAATGCGCTCTAACGGCGTAGATGAAAAATACATTACCGGCAACGCTACCGACCGCGAAAAATTCCAAAAATGGGCCGAAACATTGGAAAAAGCGATTGGCAATCCGTTGTATCATTGGAGCCATTTGGAATTGCAGCGGTATTTCGGTTATCATGGCGTACTGAATGCGCAAACGGCTGAGGAAGTGTGGAATTTGTGCAATCGGAAATTACAAGATAAATCCATGAGTGTGCGTAATTTAATCAAACAATCTCATGTTCGCCTGATTTGCACCACCGATGACCCGGCTGATAGTCTGGAATGGCATCAAAAATTAGCGGCCGATAAAACCTTTGACGTGCAAGTCTTGCCCGCGTGGCGTCCTGACAAAGCCATGAATATTGAAAAACCGGAGTATTTGGACTATTTGGCTAAATTGTCGGCCGCGGCCCAATTGCCGATCCGTAGTTTTGCGGATTTGAAAAAAGCCTTACAGGTGCGCATGGACTTTTTTGCTTCGCTGGGCTGTTGCGTGTCTGATCATGCCTTGGAGTACGTTATGTACTTCCCTGCGAGCGAAAACGTCATAGAAGCCATTTTTGCCAAACGAATGAAAGGTGAAAAGTTGTTACGCCAAGAAGAATTGGCTTTTAAGACCGCTTTTATGATTTTTGTGGGTAAAGAGTATCACAAACGGGATTGGGTCATGCAACTTCACTACGGTTGTAAACGCGACAATAATTCCTTGATGTATAAACAGTTAGGGCCCGATACCGGATATGATTGTATTAACAATTATGCGCCGTCTATGCAAATGGCCGATTTCCTAAATGCTCTGCAAGTGAGCGACGAACTGCCCAAAACGATTATTTATAGCTTAAATCCCAATGACAATGCTGCCATTGGCACGATTTTGGGTTGTTTCCAGAATAGTACAGCTATCGGCAAAATACAACAAGGTTCTGCGTGGTGGTTTAATGACCATAAAACCGGTATGACCGACCAAATGATTTCCTTGGCTAATTTAGGGCTCTTGGGCAATTTTGTCGGGATGCTGACCGATTCGCGCAGTTTTCTCTCTTATACGCGCCATGAGTATTTCCGCCGGATACTGTGTGATTTAATTGGCCGCTGGGTGGAAAACGGCGAATATCCTAACGACGAAGAACTGTTAGGACAGCTGGTGGAAAATATCGCTTATCACAACGCGGTACAATATTTCGGCTTTAAGTTGTAG
- a CDS encoding prepilin-type N-terminal cleavage/methylation domain-containing protein, which produces MPKHTQAFTLVELLVVVLIIGVLSAIALPMYQGAVDKSHWSTMLPGAKAIKDAEEAIKMSNGAYTDEMANLDVTMNNSDLTFALVTPNNTADPNVIRVTNSKLANVRLASYLDQSPMFAGQLHCEAKTGDERANKLCEKLLMGQDLTSADGYTAYLLDQEIDKATCGDASRVWSNKQTKCYKTNEERCKANGMDSCTFSGNGTEENRLVVEEGGNCYGGWTCNYLQVNEGGECTVRNYGGNQYVSGCQNSIFNSGSKCTSLATPGGDGCTGKFYGATCEGNASTCSGEFHDNSICIAGGAHACMGTFDSGSVCNGDHGYSCHGSTFKAGSKCIANQYGTCGHVYGDVTYDGGCCEGAYCPSNAPKC; this is translated from the coding sequence ATGCCAAAACACACACAAGCATTTACGCTAGTAGAATTACTAGTTGTTGTACTGATTATCGGTGTTTTATCCGCCATAGCTTTGCCTATGTACCAAGGGGCGGTGGATAAGAGCCATTGGAGCACCATGTTGCCGGGAGCCAAAGCCATTAAAGATGCCGAAGAAGCCATTAAAATGAGCAATGGCGCTTATACCGATGAAATGGCGAATTTAGATGTTACCATGAATAATAGTGATTTAACCTTTGCTTTAGTAACGCCCAATAATACCGCTGACCCGAATGTCATCCGCGTGACGAATAGTAAGCTTGCCAATGTGCGTTTAGCCAGTTATTTAGACCAAAGCCCAATGTTTGCCGGACAGTTACATTGTGAGGCCAAAACAGGAGATGAACGTGCCAATAAACTCTGTGAAAAGCTACTCATGGGGCAGGATTTAACTTCTGCAGACGGCTATACGGCCTATTTACTAGACCAAGAAATTGACAAAGCCACGTGTGGTGATGCTAGTCGTGTGTGGTCTAATAAACAAACAAAATGTTATAAAACAAATGAAGAACGTTGTAAAGCTAATGGAATGGATTCTTGTACATTTAGTGGAAATGGCACTGAAGAAAATCGGTTAGTTGTTGAAGAGGGAGGAAATTGTTATGGTGGATGGACGTGTAATTATCTGCAAGTCAATGAGGGTGGAGAATGCACAGTTAGAAATTATGGAGGGAATCAATATGTAAGTGGCTGTCAGAATAGCATATTTAATTCAGGATCTAAATGTACGTCTTTAGCTACTCCAGGAGGGGATGGATGTACAGGCAAATTTTATGGAGCTACATGTGAAGGAAACGCTTCTACTTGTTCTGGAGAATTTCATGATAATTCTATTTGTATTGCAGGCGGAGCGCATGCGTGTATGGGAACTTTTGATTCTGGAAGTGTATGCAACGGTGATCATGGTTATTCTTGTCATGGCTCTACTTTTAAGGCCGGCAGTAAGTGTATAGCGAATCAATATGGGACTTGTGGACATGTTTATGGAGATGTAACCTATGACGGAGGATGTTGTGAAGGAGCCTATTGCCCATCAAACGCTCCCAAATGTTAA